One genomic segment of Arachis duranensis cultivar V14167 chromosome 4, aradu.V14167.gnm2.J7QH, whole genome shotgun sequence includes these proteins:
- the LOC107483118 gene encoding nucleolin 2 isoform X4 has protein sequence MTVMRKKKNLLKLLRKVLRMSRWLMLTQRRKFEEFFKDCGEVVDVRFSVDDTGRFKRFRHVEFSIAEAAQSALELNEHELLNHPVRLDLARERGSYIPGGSFSNSFQKGDQRQTGQTIFIRGFDKFLGDKS, from the exons ATGAcagtgatgaggaagaagaaaaacctTCTAAAACTCCTCAGAAAAGT GCTAAGGATGTCGAGATGGTTGATGCTGACTCAGCGAAGAAAGTT TGAGGAGTTTTTCAAAGATTGTGGAGAAGTAGTTGATGTTCGTTTTTCAGTTGACGATACTGGGAGGTTTAAACGCTTTAGACATGTTGAGTTTTCTATTGCAGAGGCAGCACAAAGT GCTCTTGAATTGAATGAGCATGAGTTGTTAAATCATCCTGTTAGGCTTGATTTAGCTCGTGAAAGAGGTTCATATATCCCTGGTGGCAG TTTCAGCAATTCCTTCCAGAAAGGTGATCAGCGTCAAACTGGTCAAACTATATTCATAAGGGGTTTTGATAAATTTCTTGGag ATAAGAGCTAG
- the LOC107483118 gene encoding nucleolin 2 isoform X5, whose amino-acid sequence MTVMRKKKNLLKLLRKVLRMSRWLMLTQRRKFEEFFKDCGEVVDVRFSVDDTGRFKRFRHVEFSIAEAAQSALELNEHELLNHPVRLDLARERGSYIPGGSNSFQKGDQRQTGQTIFIRGFDKFLGDKS is encoded by the exons ATGAcagtgatgaggaagaagaaaaacctTCTAAAACTCCTCAGAAAAGT GCTAAGGATGTCGAGATGGTTGATGCTGACTCAGCGAAGAAAGTT TGAGGAGTTTTTCAAAGATTGTGGAGAAGTAGTTGATGTTCGTTTTTCAGTTGACGATACTGGGAGGTTTAAACGCTTTAGACATGTTGAGTTTTCTATTGCAGAGGCAGCACAAAGT GCTCTTGAATTGAATGAGCATGAGTTGTTAAATCATCCTGTTAGGCTTGATTTAGCTCGTGAAAGAGGTTCATATATCCCTGGTGGCAG CAATTCCTTCCAGAAAGGTGATCAGCGTCAAACTGGTCAAACTATATTCATAAGGGGTTTTGATAAATTTCTTGGag ATAAGAGCTAG
- the LOC107483118 gene encoding nucleolin 2 isoform X2 → MTVMRKKKNLLKLLRKVLRMSRWLMLTQRRKFEEFFKDCGEVVDVRFSVDDTGRFKRFRHVEFSIAEAAQSALELNEHELLNHPVRLDLARERGSYIPGGSFSNSFQKGDQRQTGQTIFIRGFDKFLGGRSRGCQS, encoded by the exons ATGAcagtgatgaggaagaagaaaaacctTCTAAAACTCCTCAGAAAAGT GCTAAGGATGTCGAGATGGTTGATGCTGACTCAGCGAAGAAAGTT TGAGGAGTTTTTCAAAGATTGTGGAGAAGTAGTTGATGTTCGTTTTTCAGTTGACGATACTGGGAGGTTTAAACGCTTTAGACATGTTGAGTTTTCTATTGCAGAGGCAGCACAAAGT GCTCTTGAATTGAATGAGCATGAGTTGTTAAATCATCCTGTTAGGCTTGATTTAGCTCGTGAAAGAGGTTCATATATCCCTGGTGGCAG TTTCAGCAATTCCTTCCAGAAAGGTGATCAGCGTCAAACTGGTCAAACTATATTCATAAGGGGTTTTGATAAATTTCTTGGag GGAGATCTCGAGGGTGTCAGTCCTAA
- the LOC107483118 gene encoding nucleolin 2 isoform X3 codes for MTVMRKKKNLLKLLRKVLRMSRWLMLTQRRKFEEFFKDCGEVVDVRFSVDDTGRFKRFRHVEFSIAEAAQSALELNEHELLNHPVRLDLARERGSYIPGGSNSFQKGDQRQTGQTIFIRGFDKFLGGRSRGCQS; via the exons ATGAcagtgatgaggaagaagaaaaacctTCTAAAACTCCTCAGAAAAGT GCTAAGGATGTCGAGATGGTTGATGCTGACTCAGCGAAGAAAGTT TGAGGAGTTTTTCAAAGATTGTGGAGAAGTAGTTGATGTTCGTTTTTCAGTTGACGATACTGGGAGGTTTAAACGCTTTAGACATGTTGAGTTTTCTATTGCAGAGGCAGCACAAAGT GCTCTTGAATTGAATGAGCATGAGTTGTTAAATCATCCTGTTAGGCTTGATTTAGCTCGTGAAAGAGGTTCATATATCCCTGGTGGCAG CAATTCCTTCCAGAAAGGTGATCAGCGTCAAACTGGTCAAACTATATTCATAAGGGGTTTTGATAAATTTCTTGGag GGAGATCTCGAGGGTGTCAGTCCTAA
- the LOC107483118 gene encoding uncharacterized protein LOC107483118 isoform X1 has protein sequence MSWGSIPWWQLLRGSIERSSANGSLLYLPLFLPVKVSKESSYSSDDSDEEEEKPSKTPQKSAKDVEMVDADSAKKVVCYWSHFFILFKCSNIFDGNISLLCSLKPLLHLVLQQVDQRHYLLETCHLVCNDLTLRSFSKIVEK, from the exons ATGAGTTG GGGTTCTATTCCCTGGTGGCAATTGCTGAGAGGAAGCATAGAGAGAAGCTCAGCCAACGGTTCATTGCTTTATCTGCCCTTGTTCCTG CCTGTAAAAGTTTCAAAAGAAAGCAGTTATAGTTCAGATGAcagtgatgaggaagaagaaaaacctTCTAAAACTCCTCAGAAAAGT GCTAAGGATGTCGAGATGGTTGATGCTGACTCAGCGAAGAAAGTTGTATGTTACTggtctcatttttttattctttttaaatgtTCTAATATCTTTGATGGTAATATATCTTTGCTTTGCAGTCTAAAACCCCTTCTACACCTAGTGTTGCAACAGGTGGATCAAAGACACTATTTGTTGGAAACCTGTCATTTAGTTTGCAATGATCTGACTT TGAGGAGTTTTTCAAAGATTGTGGAGAAGTAG